A single genomic interval of Luteolibacter yonseiensis harbors:
- a CDS encoding nuclear transport factor 2 family protein translates to MSISVINQLVRQCFNAYENKDRAAIESVLAPDFTFSSPVDDNIGREAYFERCWPNSEHIGKFELEPVLVEGDKAVVRYVGTAVDGSRFRNVEVFTIAGGKVRHVEVFFGADTAESVDGEEIRSVVAAWAEAVARKDVDGVLAHFTKDPVNFFMAPPLVADDPLGENLRDWFATFEGPLGHSVQQLRVSGGGSCAWAHGLIHLTGRKVEGEETDLWYRLTLGLVKEEAAWRIAHAHESVPFLMDGSERAATGLKPGGGEG, encoded by the coding sequence ATGAGCATAAGTGTGATCAACCAACTCGTCCGGCAGTGCTTCAACGCTTATGAGAACAAGGACCGCGCCGCCATCGAGTCAGTGCTGGCACCGGATTTCACGTTTTCCAGTCCGGTGGATGACAACATCGGGCGGGAGGCTTATTTCGAGCGGTGTTGGCCGAATTCGGAGCACATCGGGAAATTCGAGCTGGAGCCGGTGCTGGTGGAGGGGGACAAGGCGGTGGTGCGGTATGTGGGGACGGCGGTGGATGGGTCGCGGTTCCGGAATGTGGAGGTGTTCACGATCGCCGGGGGGAAGGTGAGGCATGTGGAGGTGTTTTTCGGCGCGGACACGGCGGAATCCGTGGACGGGGAGGAGATCCGGTCGGTGGTGGCGGCTTGGGCGGAGGCGGTGGCGCGGAAGGATGTGGACGGGGTGCTGGCGCATTTCACCAAGGATCCGGTGAATTTTTTCATGGCCCCGCCGCTGGTGGCGGACGATCCGCTGGGGGAGAACCTGCGGGATTGGTTCGCGACGTTCGAGGGGCCGCTGGGGCACTCGGTTCAGCAACTCCGCGTGTCGGGCGGGGGATCGTGCGCCTGGGCGCATGGGTTGATCCATCTGACGGGGAGGAAGGTGGAGGGGGAGGAGACGGATCTCTGGTACCGGCTGACGCTGGGGCTGGTGAAGGAGGAGGCGGCGTGGAGGATCGCCCACGCGCATGAGTCGGTGCCGTTTTTGATGGATGGGTCGGAGCGGGCGGCGACGGGGTTGAAGCCGGGGGGAGGGGAGGGTTGA